One Chionomys nivalis chromosome 4, mChiNiv1.1, whole genome shotgun sequence genomic region harbors:
- the Atm gene encoding serine-protein kinase ATM isoform X6 yields MSLALNDLLICCRQLEHDRATERRKEVEKFKRLIQDPETVQNLDKHSDSKQQKYLNWDAVFRFLQNYIKKETECLRTAKSNVSASTQTSRQKKMQEISSLVRYFIKCANKRAPRLKCQDLLNYVMDTVKDSSNGVTYGSDCSNILLKDILSVRKYWCEISQQQWLVQYLNIDGVFVKFRIVLCVLQAVSQTVTRDE; encoded by the exons ATGAGTCTAGCACTTAACGATCTGCTCATTTGCTGCCGACAATTAGAACATGATAGAGCTACAGAACGAAGG aaagaaGTGGAGAAATTTAAGCGTCTGATTCAGGATCCTGAAACAGTTCAAAATTTAGATAAGCATTCAGAttccaaacaacaaaaatatttgaattggGATGCTGTTTTCAG gttcctgcagaattatattaaaaaagaaacagaatgtcTGAGAACAGCAAAATCAAATGTATCAGCCTCCACACAGACCTCCAGACAGAAAAAGATGCAAGAGATCAGCAGTTTAGTCAGATACTTCATCAAATGTGCAAATAAGA gagCACCCAGGCTAAAATGTCAAGACCTCTTGAATTATGTCATGGATACAGTGAAAGATTCATCTAATGGAGTAACTTATGGATCTGATTGTAGCAACATACTACTCAAAGACATTCTTTCTGTGAGGAAATACTGGTGTGAAATATCTCAGCAACAGTGGCTAG TACAATATCTAAACATTGATGGAGTATTTGTTAAATTCAG AATTGTTCTCTGTGTACTTCAAGCTGTATCTCAGACCGTCACAAGAGATGAATAG